CACGCGCAGATTATCCAGGGGGATCTGGCGAGGACCATCGAAGCCAACATCGCTCGCATCGGCCACCTCCAGATTGCCGACAACCCCGGCCGCCATGAGCCGGGGACCGGCGAAATCAACTACCCGTTTTTGTTTGATCTCATCGACAGGCTCGGCTACGACGGCTGGGTCGGCTGCGAATACAAGCCGTTGACGACGACCGAAGCAGGTCTCGGTTGGCTGCCTAAATGATGAATCCACGTGACATTCTGCGCCGCCTGTTCGACGCAGCCATCGCAGCCGCCGACCCGGCCTTGTGCGTGCCGCCGCATTTGCCGCCGGATGATGGTGGGCGGTTGATCGTCATTGGCGCCGGCAAGGCATCGGCGGCGATGGCGCGGGCGGTCGAGCAGCATTGGTCCGGGCCGCTGGAAGGTCTGGTCGTCACGCGCTACGGCCACGGTGTGCCGTGCGAACGGATCCAAATCGTCGAGGCATCGCACCCGGTGCCGGACGCTGCCGGCGAGGCCGCTGCACTTTCCATTTTTGAGCAAATTTCCGGGTTGACCGTGGAAGACCGTGTTCTGGCGCTGATTTCCGGTGGCGGCTCGGCTTTGCTGGCGGCGCCAGCACCTGATGTGCCGCTGGCCGAAAAGCGGGGGCTGACCTCGGCCTTGCTGCGCTCGGGGGCGAGTATTGGCGAGATCAACTGCTTGCGCAAGCATCTGTCTGCGCTCAAGGGCGGCCGACTGGCCGCAGCCGCCTGGCCGGCCTCGGTGCTGACGCTGGCTATTTCCGATGTGCCCGGCGACGACCCGGCGGTCATCGCTTCCGGCCCAACCGTGGGCGACCCGACGACCTGTGCCGATGCACTGCGGGTGCTCGATTTTTACCATATCGCCATCCCGTCCGAGCTGCGCCAGCGACTGCGATCCGGCGATCTGGAAACGCCCAAGCCGGGCGATCCCCGTCTTGCCCACAGTGAATTTCGCCAGATCGCCAGCCCGCGCCAGATGCTCGAAGCTGCCGCGGAGGAGGCGCAACGCCTCGGCATTACGCCGCTCATCCTGGGTGACGCGATCGAAGGCGAGGCGCGGGAAGTCGGCAAGGTCATGGCCGGCATCGCGCAATCCTGCGCTCGACACGGCTTTCCCGCCCAAAAGCCCTGCGTCCTGCTCTCTGGCGGTGAAACATCGGTGACGATGAAAGGCGATGGGCGCGGCGGACGCAACACCGAATTCCTGCTCAGCCTGGCGCTGGCGCTCGACGGTGCGCCCGGCATTCATGCGCTGGCCGCCGATACCGACGGCATCGATGGCAGCGAAGACAATGCCGGGGCTTTCGTCACACCCGATACACCGCCACGGGCAAGGGCGCTTGGACTGGATCTGCGCGCCAGGCTGGCCAATAACGATGCCTGGAGCTGTTTTTCCGAACTCGGTGATTTGCTCGTCACCGGCCCGACACTGACCAACGTGAACGACTTCCGCGCCATCCTCGTAGAATGATCGCCATGAACGCTCCTGACCCCGTCTTCACAACCGATCTCGACATCCTGACCCGGCGCCTTCGGCTGTTTCTGCCGGCGCATTGTCTTCTGGTCGGTGAAGAGGATTTACGCCCCTACGAGTGCGATGGCCTGACCGCCTACCGCGAACTGCCGCTCGCCGTCTGTCTGCCGGAAACCGAGGTGCAGGTCATCGACATCCTGCGCACCTGCCACAGCCTCGGCGTGCCGGTGGTCGCCCGGGGGGCTGGCACGGGCTTGTCAGGTGGTGCGATGCCGCACGCTCAAGGCGTGGTTTTGTCGCTGGCTCGCTTCAACAAGATTCTGCGGGTTGATCGTGCGGCGCGGCTGGCCGTGGTGCAGCCCGGCGTGCGCAACCTGGCCGTCTCGGAAGCGGCGGCGCCCTTCGGTCTCTACTACGCGCCAGATCCCTCATCGCAGATTGCCTGCACGCTGGGCGGTAACGTGGCCGAAAACTCCGGTGGCGTGCATTGCCTGAAATACGGCCTGACCGTACACAACGTGCTGCGCATCCGCGTCGTCAGCATTGAGGGCGAGGTTTTTGAGATCGGTTCCGAGGCGCCGGATGCGCCGGGCTATGACTTGCTGGCGCTGATGATCGGCTCGGAAGGCATGCTCGGCGTTGTCACCGAAGTCACCGTCAAGCTGGTGCCCAAGCCGGAACTGGCGCAGGTGGTCATGGCCTCCTTCGCCGACGTCGCCAAGGCCGGCGACGCCGTGGCCGCGATCATCGCCGCCGGCATCATTCCGGCCGGGCTGGAGATGATGGACAGGGCTGCGACGGCAGCGGTCGAGCCCTTTGTCAAAGCCGGCTACGACATGAACGCCGAAGCCATTCTGCTCTGCGAGTCGGACGGCACGCCGGAAGAGGTCGCCGAGGAAATCGCCCGTGTCGCCGAGGTTTTGAACGCCGCTGGCGCCAGCGAGATCCGCGTCTCGCTATCCGAAGCCGAGCGCCTGCGCTTTTGGGCCGGGCGCAAGGCGGCATTTCCGGCGGTCGGCCGAATCACGCCGGACTACTACTGCATGGACGGCACTATTCCGCGCAAGCGGCTGGCCGAAATGCTGTCGGCGATCGCCGAGATGGAGCGCAAATACGGCCTGCGCTGCGCCAACGTCTTCCACGCCGGCGACGGCAACCTGCATCCGCTGATCATGTACGACGCCGCGCAGCCGGGCAATTGGGAACGCGCTGAAGCCTTCGGCGCCGAAATCCTCGAAATGTCAGTGGCCTTGGGCGGCTCAATCACCGGTGAGCACGGCGTCGGCATCGAGAAAATCAACCAGATGTGCGTCCAGTACGCGACGCCGGAAATTGAGGCTTTTCATCGCGTCAAGGCGGCGTTCGATGAAACGGGACTGCTCAACCCGGGCAAGGCCGTGCCCAGCCTGCACCGCTGCGCCGAATATGGGCGCATGCACGTTCATCATGGCGACGTTAAATTCCCTGAACTGGAGCGTTTCTGATGCAGCTTGACGACATTGTTGCCGCCGTCAAGGCAGCACACGATAATCGAACGCCGCTGCGTATCCGCGGTGCCGGCAGCAAGGATTTCTACGGCGGCATGCTGGCCGGGGAAATCCTCGATGTTTCCGGTTATCGCGGCATTGTTGCCTACGAACCGACTGAGCTCTACATCACCGCCCAATGCGGCACGTCGCTTGCAGAAATCGAGGCAGTGCTGGCGGAAAAAGGTCAGATGCTGGCTTTTGAACCGCCACATTTCGGTGGTGCTACGGTGGGCGGCGGCGTTGCCGCGGGTTTGTCCGGCCCACGCCGCCAGCAAGCGGGAGCGGTGCGTGACTTCGTGCTGGGGGTGAAGCTGGTCGATGGCTCCGGTCAGGTGCTGAACTTTGGCGGCCAGGTTATGAAGAACGTGGCGGGCTACGACGTTTCGCGCCTGATCGCCGGCAGCCTTGGTACGCTGGGGGTAATCGCCGAGATTACGCTCAAGGTGCTGCCCAGGCCGGTTGCCGAGCAGACGCTGGTTTTTGACTGCGATGCCAGAGAGGCGATACGCCGGCTTAACGAGTGGGGCGGCCAACCTATGCCGATTTCTGCTTCCTTCTGGTTCGAAGGACAACTGTGGTTGCGTCTTTCCGGAGCGCGGGCGGCAGTCGAGGCAGCAATTGGAAAACTGGGTGGAGATCCTATGGTCAACCCGGAAAGCCACTGGAATTCAATAAAAGAACAGACCCACGCCGCGTTCGATGGCAGCCTGCTGTGGCGACTTTCGGTGCCATCGACGGCGCCTTGTCCAGGCTTGGACGGCCTGCGTGCCATCGAGTGGGGCGGTGCCCAGCGCTGGTATGCCGGCGAGCAGGCCGCTGTGCGCGAGGCCTCGGCCCGAATCGGTGGCCATGCCGTGCTCTACCGCGCGCCGGAGTCATTGCGCTGCCTGGAAGGCGCGTTTGCGCCGTTGCAGCCGGCGTTGCTGGCGCTGCATCGTCGCCTGAAAGAGGCCTTCGACCCGAAGGGTATTCTCAACCCCGGCCGTCTGTACGCGGAGTTTTAGGGAAATGCGCTGATGGATACCAAGCTGACAGACGAACTGCGCGCCACCCATGCTGGCCAGGTCGCCGAGGACATTCTCCGCAAGTGCGTGCACTGCGGATTTTGCACGGCAACTTGCCCGACCTACCAGATTTTGGGCGATGAACTCGACGGCCCGCGCGGCCGTATTTACCTGATCAAGCAAGTACTGGAAGGCAAGCCGGTTACGGAAAAAACACGGACCCATCTCGACCGCTGCCTGACTTGCCGCGCCTGCGAAACGACTTGCCCTTCGGGCGTCAAGTACAGCCATCTGCTGGATATCGGGCGACAAGTCGTAGAGGACAGATTGCCACGTTCGCTGGGCGAATCATTGCCGCGTGCCTTGCTTCGCGCTGTCTTGCCACGTCCGGCCCTGTTCGGCGCAGCGGTCAAGCTCGGCCGCGCTTTCCGTCCTTTGTTGCCCTCGCGCCTCGCCGACAAGCTGCCGCCGGCCCAGGCTGCCGGTGCGCCCTGGCCGAAAACGGAAGGTAATCCGCGTCGCATGCTGGCGCTGGCGGGCTGCGTGCAACCTGCGCTGGCGCCGAATATCAATGCGGCGACTGCCCGCGTTCTCGACAAGTTGGGTATCGAACTGTTTGAGGCGGAGAAGGCGGGCTGCTGCGGCGCCGTCCGCTTTCATCTGAGCGATCAGGAAGCGGCGAAGAATGACATGCGCCGCAATATCGACGCTTGGTGGCCACATGTCGAGGCGGGTATCGAAGCTATCGTGGTGACTGCCTCGGGTTGTGGCGTGCAGGTCAAGGATTACGGCCATATTCTCGCCAATGACACGGTCTACCGGGAAAAAGCGGCAAAAATCAGTATTTTGTGTCGCGATCCTGCCGAGGTCTTGAGTGCCGAACAAGGAGCACTCTTGTCATTGTTGGCGGCGCGTCAGGATCGACGTGGCAAACTGGCCTTTCATTCGCCCTGCACCCTGCAGCATGGCCTGCATATCCGTGGCAGTATCGAGACCTTGTTGCAGGCGGCTGGGTACGATTTGACGCCGGTTGCTGACAGCCATCTGTGCTGTGGTTCAGCCGGCACTTATTCAATTTTGCAGCCCGAGTTGGCCGGTAAGTTGCGCGCCAACAAGCTGGCTGCGCTCACGGCCGGTGGGCCGGCGCAGGTGGCAACGGCGAATATTGGCTGTCTGACGCATCTGCAGGCCGGTAGCATCGTGCCGGTTCGGCACTGGATTGAATTGATTGACGAGGTTCTTGCATGAGTAGTGCCCCAACATCGGTTTTTGAAATTACCAAGTCGCAGGGGGCTGACGACGCTGGCCGTATCAAGCGATTGCTTGAAAACGGCGTGAAAATTCCGGCCCAGCCGAGAGTGCTGGAAGAGCTGAGCCAGCACATGAAACGCAGCGAGCTGGATGTGCGCGTGCTGGCCAAGGTCATCAATCAGGATCCCGGCTTGACGGCGATGCTCTTCAAGGTGGTCGGTAATTCCGCTTACCGGCAGCACCAGCCCTTCGCTTCAGTCGAGGAAATCCTGCACGCCGTTGGCGTTCGGCAAACCTTCAATCTGGTTCAGGCCATTGCGCTGTCGAGCATGGGGGATATCAAGAAATACCGTCAGGTGTACGAAGCCTTCTGGGCGCGCTCGCATGCCGTCGGCCAGCTGGCCATGCTGGTCGCTGACGAGAGAATCGCCGTCTGCAATATTTTCCCCGACCAGGCTTACCTGGCCGGCATCTTTCACGATTGCGGCGTACCGTTGCTGATGCAGCGCTTTCCGACTTACTGCAACGAGATGAAACTGGGGACGCCCGGTATCTGGACCGATCTGGGCGAAGAGGACCGCAAATTCAATGCGGACCATTGTGTGGTTGGCTATCTGGTTGCCCGTCACTGGCATCTGCCGGAATTCATCTGCGATGCCATCCGCTATCACCATGCCATCGGCGACCTGGGTCTGCCCGAGGCGCGTAGCATGGTTGCCATTGTCCAGTTGGCCATCGACATCTATTACCGCGATCAGCGCATTCCCAACATGGAATGGGAGAGTCTCAAAGACGATGTTCTGCCTGAGCTGGGCCTGAGCGAAGATGCCCTGCCGGAATTCGTCGATGTCATCCTTGAACGTTTCGGAAACGGTGCAGGCTTGTAAATGTCACGCTCAAATCCAGTCTTTGACACAGTGTTGGCGGTTAGCCAAGGCATTCGTGATAATCTTTCGGCCACCAAGGAGGAAGGATGCCGATAGCAGTCGATGCCTGTGCAGCACAGCATCAGGGAGATCGCAAGGAACAGCAGGATCGCGTTGCCATCCTGGCGCACCCGCGTAAACGCGGCGTGGCGCTGGCTGTCGTTGCCGATGGCATGGGCGGCCATACCGGTGGGGCCTTGGCCGCAGAGCAGGTCGTGCACACCGCCAAGACCAATCTCGAACAATTTTTTTCCATCGATGAAAACCCGCAATTGATGCTGCAAAACAGCATGCGCGAGGCACATACGATGATCAAGGCGTCGCGTTTCATGAATGAAATGGACCCGCATAGCACCGCTGTGATGTTGCTGCTGCAGCCGGGTCGTATTACTTGGGGCCATTGCGGCGACAGTCGGCTCTACCATTTTCGGGGCACCAATCTGGTCAATCGTTCTGTTGATCACTCCTACGTCGAGTATTTGATTTCCACCGGAAAAATCACCGCCGAGCAGGCACTTACTCACCCCAACCGTAATGTGTTGCTGGCTTCGCTGGGCGGGCAGGATGATCCGAAAATTGCGCTTGATGAAACCAGTGATCTGGCCGCTGGCGACGCCTTCGTGCTGTGTTCCGATGGGCTTTGGGCTTATTTCGACGATATCGAACTCGGCGTGCTGATCGCGCAGAATTCGGCTCGCCAAGCTTGTGAAGTCCTGATCGACAAGGCGAGGCGGCGTGCCAACGGTAGCGGCGACAACCTTTCGTTGGCGATCATCAAGCTGATCGATGCGTTGCCGAGCAAGTCTACGTTACGCATCTGAGTCTGTTTCAGATTAAAAAATAATGGCGCCTCATGGCGCCATTATTTTTTAATAATGCTTAGATTTACTTGCGGCCTAGACCACCAAGCAGTGCAGCTACCACGCGTTTTGGCTTGTGCGGATCAACACGGGCGGGAACGGTCGGGGAATCCGGCACTTCGCCGCGAGGTGAGTTGTCTTCGTACGGTTTGCTGAAGTCAAAACCATCTGCGGCGATCATTGGGTTGCGACGCGGCGGACGACGGTCATTGCGGTCGCTACGTTCCGGACGGCTTGAACGCTCAGTGTTGCGCTCGGGACGCTCGCCACGCTCAGGCCGCTGGGCGACAGGCGCGACGACCGGTGCGCTGCGTTTTTTCTTGTTGCCCGGTGGGTATTCGTATTCCGGCTCCGGCTCGAAGCCGGCAACTTCGATCTGCTCGATGGGGCGCTTGATCAGTTTCTCGATATCGACCAGATAGCAAACTTCACGGGCGCTGACCAGTGAAATGGCGTTGCCCATCTTGCCGGCACGACCGGTACGGCCGATGCGGTGCACGTAGTCTTCCGGCGTGTGCGGCAGTTCGTAGTTGATGACGTAGGGCAGGTCATCAACATCCAGCCCGCGGGCAGCAACATCGGTGGCGATGAGCGCATGCGTTTCACCGCCCTTGAAAGCCTCCAGTGCTTTGATGCGGTCAAGCTGGCTTTTGTCGCCGTGAATGGCATCTGCCTTGATGCCGGCGCGCTGAAGTTCGCGGGTCAGGCGTGAACAGCCCTGTTTTGTCCGCATGAAGACAATGCATTGGCGGATTTCACCGGATCGCAGCAACTTGGTCAGCAATCCACGCTTGCCGTATTCGGATACCGGATGGACGCGGTGCGTGATGGTGTCGGAAACCTGGTTGCGGCGAGCAACTTCAATCAGCACCGGCGACTTCAGCATGGTATCGGCGAGCTTCTTGATTTCTTCCGAGAAGGTGGCCGAGAAGAGCAGGCTCTGGCGCTGGGCGGGCAGCATGTTCAGGATTCGCGTGACGTCAGGTACGAAGCCCATGTCGAGCATGCGGTCGGCTTCATCGAGAACCAGCGCCTGCACGGAATTGAAACTGACGCTCTTGTTTTCAACGTGATCGAGCAGTCTGCCCGGTGTTGCGACGAGGATTTCGACACCTCGCTTCAGCTCGGCGATCTGCGGTTTGATATCGACACCGCCGAAGGCGCACATGGCACGGATTGGTGTGTGCTTGCTATAGGTCTTGACTGATTCGAAGACCTGCATGGCCAGTTCGCGGGTCGGGGCGAGAATCAGGGCGCGTACGGGGTGTTTTGCCGGTGAAGGGCTGCTGCTGGCGAAGGGCAGGATGCGCTGCAGGATGGGGAGCGTGAAGGCAGCGGTTTTGCCAGTGCCAGTCTGGGCGCCGCCCATGATGTCCTTGCCGCTGATGACGAGCGGAATGGCTTGCGCTTGAATCGGCGTTGGCTTGGTATAGCCTTCGTCGAGGACGGCACGCAGGAGCTCCGGGGCCAGACCGAGGTCGGCAAAGGTGATTTCAGGCACTGCGTCGGCAGCGATGACTACGGCGTTATCGCCGGCTAAGGT
The nucleotide sequence above comes from Betaproteobacteria bacterium. Encoded proteins:
- a CDS encoding glycerate kinase gives rise to the protein MMNPRDILRRLFDAAIAAADPALCVPPHLPPDDGGRLIVIGAGKASAAMARAVEQHWSGPLEGLVVTRYGHGVPCERIQIVEASHPVPDAAGEAAALSIFEQISGLTVEDRVLALISGGGSALLAAPAPDVPLAEKRGLTSALLRSGASIGEINCLRKHLSALKGGRLAAAAWPASVLTLAISDVPGDDPAVIASGPTVGDPTTCADALRVLDFYHIAIPSELRQRLRSGDLETPKPGDPRLAHSEFRQIASPRQMLEAAAEEAQRLGITPLILGDAIEGEAREVGKVMAGIAQSCARHGFPAQKPCVLLSGGETSVTMKGDGRGGRNTEFLLSLALALDGAPGIHALAADTDGIDGSEDNAGAFVTPDTPPRARALGLDLRARLANNDAWSCFSELGDLLVTGPTLTNVNDFRAILVE
- a CDS encoding DEAD/DEAH box helicase; its protein translation is MTFADLGLAPELLRAVLDEGYTKPTPIQAQAIPLVISGKDIMGGAQTGTGKTAAFTLPILQRILPFASSSPSPAKHPVRALILAPTRELAMQVFESVKTYSKHTPIRAMCAFGGVDIKPQIAELKRGVEILVATPGRLLDHVENKSVSFNSVQALVLDEADRMLDMGFVPDVTRILNMLPAQRQSLLFSATFSEEIKKLADTMLKSPVLIEVARRNQVSDTITHRVHPVSEYGKRGLLTKLLRSGEIRQCIVFMRTKQGCSRLTRELQRAGIKADAIHGDKSQLDRIKALEAFKGGETHALIATDVAARGLDVDDLPYVINYELPHTPEDYVHRIGRTGRAGKMGNAISLVSAREVCYLVDIEKLIKRPIEQIEVAGFEPEPEYEYPPGNKKKRSAPVVAPVAQRPERGERPERNTERSSRPERSDRNDRRPPRRNPMIAADGFDFSKPYEDNSPRGEVPDSPTVPARVDPHKPKRVVAALLGGLGRK
- the glcE gene encoding glycolate oxidase subunit GlcE; protein product: MQLDDIVAAVKAAHDNRTPLRIRGAGSKDFYGGMLAGEILDVSGYRGIVAYEPTELYITAQCGTSLAEIEAVLAEKGQMLAFEPPHFGGATVGGGVAAGLSGPRRQQAGAVRDFVLGVKLVDGSGQVLNFGGQVMKNVAGYDVSRLIAGSLGTLGVIAEITLKVLPRPVAEQTLVFDCDAREAIRRLNEWGGQPMPISASFWFEGQLWLRLSGARAAVEAAIGKLGGDPMVNPESHWNSIKEQTHAAFDGSLLWRLSVPSTAPCPGLDGLRAIEWGGAQRWYAGEQAAVREASARIGGHAVLYRAPESLRCLEGAFAPLQPALLALHRRLKEAFDPKGILNPGRLYAEF
- a CDS encoding HDOD domain-containing protein, whose translation is MSSAPTSVFEITKSQGADDAGRIKRLLENGVKIPAQPRVLEELSQHMKRSELDVRVLAKVINQDPGLTAMLFKVVGNSAYRQHQPFASVEEILHAVGVRQTFNLVQAIALSSMGDIKKYRQVYEAFWARSHAVGQLAMLVADERIAVCNIFPDQAYLAGIFHDCGVPLLMQRFPTYCNEMKLGTPGIWTDLGEEDRKFNADHCVVGYLVARHWHLPEFICDAIRYHHAIGDLGLPEARSMVAIVQLAIDIYYRDQRIPNMEWESLKDDVLPELGLSEDALPEFVDVILERFGNGAGL
- a CDS encoding FAD-binding protein is translated as MNAPDPVFTTDLDILTRRLRLFLPAHCLLVGEEDLRPYECDGLTAYRELPLAVCLPETEVQVIDILRTCHSLGVPVVARGAGTGLSGGAMPHAQGVVLSLARFNKILRVDRAARLAVVQPGVRNLAVSEAAAPFGLYYAPDPSSQIACTLGGNVAENSGGVHCLKYGLTVHNVLRIRVVSIEGEVFEIGSEAPDAPGYDLLALMIGSEGMLGVVTEVTVKLVPKPELAQVVMASFADVAKAGDAVAAIIAAGIIPAGLEMMDRAATAAVEPFVKAGYDMNAEAILLCESDGTPEEVAEEIARVAEVLNAAGASEIRVSLSEAERLRFWAGRKAAFPAVGRITPDYYCMDGTIPRKRLAEMLSAIAEMERKYGLRCANVFHAGDGNLHPLIMYDAAQPGNWERAEAFGAEILEMSVALGGSITGEHGVGIEKINQMCVQYATPEIEAFHRVKAAFDETGLLNPGKAVPSLHRCAEYGRMHVHHGDVKFPELERF
- a CDS encoding serine/threonine-protein phosphatase encodes the protein MPIAVDACAAQHQGDRKEQQDRVAILAHPRKRGVALAVVADGMGGHTGGALAAEQVVHTAKTNLEQFFSIDENPQLMLQNSMREAHTMIKASRFMNEMDPHSTAVMLLLQPGRITWGHCGDSRLYHFRGTNLVNRSVDHSYVEYLISTGKITAEQALTHPNRNVLLASLGGQDDPKIALDETSDLAAGDAFVLCSDGLWAYFDDIELGVLIAQNSARQACEVLIDKARRRANGSGDNLSLAIIKLIDALPSKSTLRI
- the glcF gene encoding glycolate oxidase subunit GlcF translates to MDTKLTDELRATHAGQVAEDILRKCVHCGFCTATCPTYQILGDELDGPRGRIYLIKQVLEGKPVTEKTRTHLDRCLTCRACETTCPSGVKYSHLLDIGRQVVEDRLPRSLGESLPRALLRAVLPRPALFGAAVKLGRAFRPLLPSRLADKLPPAQAAGAPWPKTEGNPRRMLALAGCVQPALAPNINAATARVLDKLGIELFEAEKAGCCGAVRFHLSDQEAAKNDMRRNIDAWWPHVEAGIEAIVVTASGCGVQVKDYGHILANDTVYREKAAKISILCRDPAEVLSAEQGALLSLLAARQDRRGKLAFHSPCTLQHGLHIRGSIETLLQAAGYDLTPVADSHLCCGSAGTYSILQPELAGKLRANKLAALTAGGPAQVATANIGCLTHLQAGSIVPVRHWIELIDEVLA